Sequence from the Macaca fascicularis isolate 582-1 chromosome 16, T2T-MFA8v1.1 genome:
ttgagatggagtctcgctctgtcgcccaggctggagtgcagtggcgcgatctcggctaactgcgccctccgcctccggggttcaagtaattctcctgcctcagcctcccgagtagacctaggactacaggcgtgtgccaccacgcctggcaatttttttttttctatttttagtagagacagggtttcactgtgttagccaggatggtctccatctcctgacctcatgatccacccgccttggcctcccaaagtgctggataatggcttttttttaaaaagtgatgtcaAGGAAATAACTGTCATGAATAAAAGAAGTGTCAGACACAAATACTCTTGATGCCCTATGATTATTTCTGTGGCCATAGGGATTAGGTGCTCTGATTACTGATTTATATAAAAGCTCTACTATACAGAGAAGTACAGAGAAAGATTCAAAGACATTAACCAACATGGGAAAATACCTATGATGCCTTAGAAAAGCAGAATGTTAATAAAAGTGAAGCTACAATCTAATTTGGATTATAAAAGCTGTGATATGGAAAAGGACCAGACAGGAATATGGAAAAATTGAATTAACATTTTCAGTGAAATTACGAGGTGATgggtaaattttatttctattaacgAAACACTAgcaatgaagagaaatgtgtttttttacAAATGGCTAAGCTGGAAATTGTGAGTTCTACTATCAGTGATAATAGTTCACTTATCTAGTGATTCTGCTTTTCCCAGACTCATTTTTGACCATGCCAGGTAACCAAGGGATTGctgaaaaagagaaatgactaTAATGAATACAGGCTCATGACATCCCAAAAGTGGTCAGACTCTTGACAGTTACAGAAATGGTCAGTTAACCATATGTAAACTTGGCTCCAAATGGATTATTAATACtacattgtttttaaacttttatcaaAAAAATAGATCATCAACACCTAAAAGTATTGTTTAACATATTTGGTATCTTTTTCTAGACTACTGGACTTGGAGGATCAGCAGTTGCAGGTCATGCCTCAGACCAGATTGAAAACATGGTGCCTGTTAAGGATCGAATCCTTAAAATTAGCTTTAATGCAGATGTGCATGCAAGTCTCCAGTGGAACTTTAGACCTCAGCAAACAGAAATATATGTAAGTGACTAACCAGCCATTAAAAGATTACTTTATTAATGTAAATTCCTTTCTTTCATCACTTAAACTGTCAGAGAACTACTTTTAACAATGTGATTCTAATAAAACATGACATTTTTTCTTGTTCCAAACTGACTTTTACTGTCatgtaacttaaaaattaaagtataaattCTGTTTGCATTAGGTATAAGGCACTGTCAAAAAGTAGTCTATGggaataaaaaaatttatagtaATGGAACCCGTCAGTATTTTGAAATTAAGTTTAGATGAGTGAAACAGTTGGGAATAGCAGTAACTGTCAGCCTATATAGCTTCCTGACTTTTCCTCAGGCATAGAAGACATgggaaaaatgtggaaaagcGTTGGTGACAATAATTAGTTTACTGGTTTATATCAAAAGTATCCCTGtccttgtaaaagaaaaaaaattgagggcCTTTGAAGTAATCAATAAGTAGTAAATAGTTATGTTATACTCCAGTGAGACTGAGACTATACCTAAAAGCTTTCCTAAAATTTTAACCAACTGTAAGAAAGATTTTAACTGATATCTCATTAATTGAGGATTAGCCAGAGTTAATTTCAACCCATATTGGAAAAGCCTTATAAATATTATTGCTTGCCCAGTTTAGTAAACATGACTGAATCTCTTAATAATTAAAGCTTTTATAGGTTATGATTATGAATCTTATCCAATTACATGGTAGTATACAAGGTATTAGTGGCTGAATTGGTACACGTGACAGAATATCCTTTGGAAAAATTTTTTAAGCCttgctattttcttattttctccaaACAAGGTATTAACACTCTGTGGCATAATAAAGGTTCTAGTCAGTCAGTTTTATTCTGGTTTTAAGGTAAGTTTAATGttggtatcttttaaaaaaaaaaaagtcagtcatGACATTCAGGTATAAGGGTTACAGAAAAGTTGGGCTAGGGCTGTTATATGATTGGCTTggacacattttaaataatgtaatttgcAGATTATTCCTTGAAGACCTCAAATATACAAGAGGACAATTCATAACTAATTGTGGATATTAGAACATTGGTTCTTCATTGACATATGCAAGTAAGTTTTTAAAGTCATATGTTTATGGGTAATACTCACAATTTATTTTGCTGAACCCTGCATTAGATTAGGTATTATGGTCTGATGAATAGGCAAAATAATGAGACTAATTTAGCAGGGAAAAGAGGAACTTTGTGAGATTCAAAGtattgattttttatatatatatatattcttcaaaaCAGGTGGTGCCAGGAGAGACTGCACTGGCGTTTTACAGAGCTAAGAATCCTACTGACAAACCAATAATTGGAATTTCTACATACAATGTTGTTCCATTTGAAGCTGGACAGTATTTCAATAAAATACAGGTAAAACAAAGTGTAAACTTTACAGAATATGATAAAGGTACATGAAACTGTTTACTATGAAACTTAGTGTTTTTAGTAGATCTTGTGATTTCTGAAAACTAATTTCTTCTAAATATCAAACTATTTTTCTTCACTATCTATACCTGCTATGCAGATATTGAGAACGAAACCAAATGAATATCTGCTTTTAAGATTAGAATTTGTTCTTGATCCTTAAAGCAGAATTCATTGAGATGAAAAGATGCTCTTATCACAGAACTGTGTATTTAACCATATGTGTATTAAAATCAAGAAGTGTACTAGAATGCTAAAAGAACTGTATAGTTTGTTATGCAATATGAGAATAGAAATGTTATTAAAGTCTTTCTATAATTTCCAGTGCTTCTGTTTTGAAGAACAAAGGCTTAATCCCCAAGAGGAAGTAGACATGCCAGTATTTTTCTACATTGATCCTGAATTTGCTGAAGATCCAAGAATGATTAATGTTGATCTTATCACTCTTTCTTACACTTTTTTTGAAGCAAAGGAAGGGCACACGTTGCCAGTTCCAGGATATAATTGAAGTCAGCAACTAAGTCTTCCTTCAAAGTTGATTTTTGGGAAAATCATGTATCCTATCTTTTCAAAGGAGAAATACTGTACAATAATACGAagtcttatattttaaatactttttctcaactaatttatttcacttaaaattgaGAGAACAAGGAAACCCACATACCTAGCTAGAATATATGATTGACTATTCAATACCATACTGAAGAGTTTGATAGTATTAAAATaagtcattttgttttttaaatatgcagGCATGGGTTCATCTTAATTCTATAATTCACTTCCAGATTATTAACTCTTCATACTTACAGCAATGAATCTgacaatgtttttcaaaaatgtatgaTCAGGGTTATTTGTTTCAAGTCATAGGCCAGAACTTCTGACTATGTTTATTATATCTAAAAGAGTTGGTTGCTGTTTTCCTTATGAACAGTCAGTATTTTAAAAGCTCAAAGTAGAAGAGGAGTCACTAAGCCCTAACAGCTTGTCCAAAGatttaaattcttatttcaaATTTGATTTGTGCTTTAAGATTTAGGGCTATTTTATATTCAGAGTTCTGAATAGATGATTACTTTGAAATTGTAGTAtcatgaaattgaaataaaatacatctaGGCTGCTAGCCAAAGTGTCATCATTACAAGCCCATGAATGTTAAAATGTACAGGTGGGATTGTGAAGATTTACTGACATCAAAAGTTCTTCTGGAAAAAAacctttgtgaaaaaaaaaaacgtattaaattattttaatagtgaTTTATTTGTCATCAAATGTACAacttattctaaatattttcattttctgtgttcCAAATAGAAATGTTAAGTTgtagtaaaaagagaaaaaaagactatttAGCATTACAAAGAATCATATTTCAAGGCCGCCCAATGTAGAGTCCAGTGACCTGTTCAGGACAcctgaaatataattaaatgacAATCATCAAGGTTTTAACAATTTACAGTTCTAAACCAGAGGATTATAAAGAAGTGCAAATTGACTTTTACATTCAACTTTAGTTAAATGAAGGCACTCAGTATTCTTCCTGAATAATACATTCAGTTTCTCACATTTTATGCTTTCATCTATTCAGAATTATTTTGTAGTAAAATAATCTACTCTTATCACAGCTGTGTGACGATTTCTAAATGTAGGAGGGCCTGTGAAATATATGACACTGCAGTTAAATTGGTTGGCCTAAGGACTAAGTAATTTTTCTGCTGCTGAAGTTTTAAGTATTTGTTCCCAAGAAGTTCTGTTGAAATCTCACGCTGTTGTCAGGAATCAGTGTTATCCTGGAACTGTTATTCTTCTATTTAATCTTCATCATAGCAGAAATGTTCCAGCGTGGCTTTGACATGGTGGCAGGTATTGTCTTCCAGGCTTCAAAGCTGCACAGTCTACCCTTTAGAGAGTTGGCACCTTTGATGTGGCTAGTGAGCTGATCATCCACTTTCTtctaaaataaagagaagaaaatagccAGTATTCATCCTGTCCTCTTTCCCCATTCCTTGATAACTCTTGTCTTTACTGGGAGGCTGGAGAGCCACAGTCTAGTAGAAGAAAGGTAAGAATGTACTTCTTCCATAGGGGAGGGTATAAGGGGAATAAATAAGTTTAATAGTTCATTGGTGATCATTAAATAGTAAATACATGGGATTAGTAGTGGTGAAAATAGGAAAAACTCAAACCTATTTGGAGTACTAACAGTAAATGGGCCTACTGGTACCGGTTGACAAGTATTAACCGCACGTAAAAGACAAATGCCTGATTTCAGTGCTACTCCTATTGCTCATCTATTTTGTTAGCATTAATATTTCTATACCATAAACTACTATATTTCCAAGTcttatttacagatgagaaaatcacaAAGAATGAATCTCAGTAGTGAACAATGGTTCAGCACAATTGGAATGATTCAGGGGAACTCATATTTCAAAGTGACAGACTCAGATGGCTCttacaaaatataaatactaaatatGTAAAGTGATAATTATACTGAAATTATATGGAATTAAGTTGTATAAGTTGAAGTCTTTACCTCAGTCACCATGATTTTCAGTTCCTTTGTGCTGGTGAGCATCAATTTCTTCATAAATAGCTCTGAAACAAAGCCATCACAGCAAAAGGGTTATATATCAATTTCAAAGTGCTATTTTCGTTTTTAACTGCCAGCACCGTAATTAAAAATTGAGCTGTTTTTGGAGTTCTGGCTATATATGagttaaaaataagtttctgCCCTGAAGTGTATATTCTAGTTTTCTTAAATTCTAATGttgcacttccttttttttttttttggagacagagtctcactcttttgtccaggccggagtgcaatggtgctttcctggctcactgcaacatctgcttcccgggttcaagtgatactcctgcctcagcctcctaagtagctgggattacagggacatgccaccatgcccagctaattgttttgtattttaagtagagacagggtttcactatgttggccaggctggtctcaaactcctgacctcaggtgatctgcctgcctctgcctcataaaatgctgggattacaggtgtgagccaccaaacccgcCCTTAATGTTGCAATTCCTATGCCTcttaaaagtatgtattttatagaaccaattaattttttattgtgatttaaaTGAGAAATATGGCTCAAATTTGAACAGTTTATGTTTTGCTTAAAAAAGTCTTCAGTTCTTCTggtttcaaacattttttaaaaatattaggataagtgtagtgactcacacctataatcccagcattctgggaagctgaggtaggtggatcgcttgagttcaggatttcaagaccagtctgaacaacatggcaaaataccatctctacaaaaaatataaaaattgccaggtgtggtggtaccgGCCTGttgtcccaggtactcaggaagctgaggtgggaggatcacttgagcctaggaagcagagactgcagtgagctgagatcctgccactgcactccagcctgggctacagagcaagactcttgtcttaaaaaaaaaaaaattaatcttccAGCTTATTTAACCCATGTGATTATAGTCCAGACTCCTCAGCCACCTATAGCTCATCACTGTcatttctgtacattttttatattgtttaatgacatccttcatttttttttctttttctttttttttttttcttgagacagggtttcactctgtcactcatgctggaatgcagtggtgcagtcatgacttattgcagcttcaacctcccaggttcaagtgatcctcccatttcagcctctcaaaatgttgggattagaggcatgagccaccatgccaggcccattTAGTTCTTTATATGTATCTTACATATGTCTGTAGCTGGATAATATCTATAACTGAAAGCACAGTATTCATATATACAGTATAGCAAAACATGGCTGaggaaaaatctcaaaaatcacagCACTGTGAAACCATGATCACCAAGTTCATAAGGCCCCAGAATGGTCCTACAATTTTAATCTTTCCCTAAAAAGTTTGGTCTCATCTCCCTCAAAACGATTTCAGTCTTCTTCACTCTCCTCAAACCTCTGACCTCTCTGGTAGAAACCTCATTCTTAATACATTAAATGTCTTGATATGGAAACTTTCTCATTTTCCCATCACTAAATCTTCAAGTTTATCTTCATCTGTATTGTCCGTTATTTCTGTGATCCTATCTATTCCTGGCTTCTGAAGCACTTCACCCAGTTATTCTCCCCTTCCTGAGTCTTCAGCCTCTCCTATGCCAGATCCTATTCTTTGACATTCACAGATTCTCCAGCATCTTCCATATCTCCCATTTTATACAAAGTACAGTCTTTAATTCCATCTGTACTTGTAGTAAATGCCTTGGTATCCTCTAGCTACCAAACTCCCCCcaccccgctttttttttttttttttttgaggtagagtttcactcttgttgcccacgctagagtgcaatagagtgatctcagctcactgcaacctgtacctcctgggttcaaacaattctcctacctccttctgagtagctggaattacaggcactcgccactatgcctggctaatttttctatttttagtagagacggggttttgccatgttggccaggctggtctcgaactcctgacctcaggcgatctgcccaccttggcctcccaacgtgctgggattataggcatgagccaccgtgcctggcccaaaaccCATTTTCATCACTGCTTCTCATTTAAGTTCTAAGAAGTTATCTGTACTTACTGTCTCTATTTACTCTCTTATGTGCTTTTCAAATGCACTGAAATTTGGGTTCTGTATCCATCAGTCCATCAAAGTAGCTTTACTAAAATCATCAAGTGATCTCTAATCCATTATCTAGTTTTCAGTTCTCATCTTGTCTGCCCCTAGCACTGTTCTTCACAGTTGTACTCACTTCTCTTTGCTTCCAAAttacagtttcctcatctggtaCTGAGCTCCCTGTTAACTTTCTTTACTCTTGGCTTTAGCATTTCCATTTCCTTGAATGTGCCAGAACTCTGTCCTCTGGGTCTTTGTACAGGTTGTTCCTTGAACCTACAATACTCATTTCCAAACTTTTAACTAAGAATTGTGGGCCTCAGCTTTTAATGCTACCTGAAGCTTTCTCTAACCCCCATTTAAGTTCTGTTATACACTTTCAAGTTGCCATATTCTTTCATAACATTAACACAAATTGTAAACCTGTATTTGGTGATTTGTCTAAGTTCTGTATCCATGCTACATTTAATCTCTGTGAGGATAAGGGAGCATGTTTCTTGctcaaaattataaattagtCCAGTCATAGTCCCTGGCAcataatattgaaataaatgaatcGTGTATATCTTCATAAACATACTGTTTGTCTTGGTAGAGCAAAAATTGTCAACCTGGGGTTCATGGACAACCAGTGATATGAAAAAACCCAGTAATTTCCTGCAAGATTCTGTGCTTTTCCTTGGAGAGAAGTCCCTGAATTTCATGGGACTTTCAAAAGAACTGAGACATTCTGACCCCTAGAAAGACCCATCACAGGAATAAAGAGTTCCAAAGCTTCACCTCTCCAGCTTTTTACTGTCTCTCCCACCTCCAGTCTCTGTGACACTGCCATATCTACATACAGCAATCTCCTAATTTGAATAGAATCAAGAAATTTTCCACTACCTATTTGGATGGAGAAAAAACAAGTTTCTAGAAAGCATACCTAGTTTAGTGCTAGTTTCTTAAACCACTAATATGATCAGTGATAGATCTACTCTAACAGGCAGAATGACTTAGAGAAATTTCTCAAACCTGAGTTAGGAAAAAATACATAGTGGACTCCTAAGTCCCTTAACATCTGCTCATAAATTAAGTCAACCATTACATTGAGGGATTAAACCAGGGACCATAATATCAAATGTCTACACATGTCAGCCAAAGAAGAGATGCAGAGGGTTGGGTGGGACTGTAAGCAGATAGGAAGGGTCTCCAGGGACTATAGGAATACAATCAACTTGATTAATCACCTTTTTTCCCCAAACCCTGTGTGGAATGCAGCCAGCTAGCTGGTTTAAACCAGCTCATGACAGACCTCAGAAATTTATAGATGGATCCCAGTGTACTTGCTTCATTACCATAACATGTGACCTGTGTGCTGAAATAACTCACTGCATCCGTACAACTGCAACCCCTCTCCATATAATAACATACCCTCTTCCCTATCACCCCATAAAACCCTCCTGTCACTTTCCTGCTTTGGAGACTATGCCCAGTGGTTTATTTGTGACAAGTAATAAAACTCCTATTGCTCAAAGCCTACATTCTTGGTTGgttatagtggctcatgcctataatcccagcactttggaaggctgagacaggaggattgcttgagcccaggagttcaaaactagcctggtcTACATAGACCCCCTtctctataaaaaaagaaaaaattaaaaggctgggcacgatggcttacacctataatcccagcactttttgggaggctcaggctcAAGTTCAAGGTAAATGAACTTGAGactgagagttcgagaccagcctgggcaacatggcaaaaccctgtctctactaaaaatacaaaaaattagccaggcgtggtggtacctgtctgtggtcacagctactcaggaggctgaggcatgagaattgcttgagcctgggaggcggaagttgcagtgagctgagatcaccccactgtactccagcctgatagagtgacactctgtctcaaaaaaataaattagccaggcatggtggcgtgccccaatagtctcagctactcgggaggctgagtagggAGGGCTGCTTCAGCCTCataagtcaaggctgcagtaagccatgatcatgagtgacacagcgagaccctgtcaagaaaaaaaaaaaaaaaaaaagaataagctgTGTTCTCATGGAGGGTTGTCTGTTACTCAccacatgaatgaatctcaggTTTTTTTAGGGGTAACAAGTCCGGCACCCCAGATGGGACCCAGGCCCTGACTTGACTTCCCATATAGACTCCTGGCAGGCAAAGCAGTGGGCTGTGGAAGCCTGCCTGGGCCAACTCACCTCGGTTGCCAAGAGGGAGACTAGAGAAAGGCCTTGGGACCCCCGAACTGGTGTCTAGTGAAGTCTACTAACCAGCACCACAAGATCTCTCTGGGAGAGGAGAAGTGGCTGCCTAGAGTCCAGACCTTTTGCTCGGTGCTCCTTCGAAGCAGCAGCTCCATGAACTACTAAAAGAGTGGTCTGGGTTTTGATCATTAGGATTCTGGGTTGTCAGGATTAGGACCTAGGTGAAGGGATCCAGGATTATTGAGAAAAAGAACTTCCTTCTTTCAGGTCTGGAGACAGAGACATCGCCATTGTTTTAACAAGGGGAATCCCCAACATAAAGACAAGGATGCTTGTCTTCAGGATTTGATCCCTATCTGGTATGACTGTAGGGCTCGATACTCTTCCTTGTCTGGGGCCTGAAGGAATATGAAGTCTGGATTCCTCTACCCTTAGTGTGTGGCAACCCCTAAAATATCAGGCTTTGTTTTGCAGCAGTCAGAGAAGGACTGCTATTGGTTTGATGAGGAGACCAACTTTCAAGGATCATGATCCCTGGAACCAGAATGCAGTGATACAAAGGTTATGTGAACAGAATGTGTGTGCTTTCTCTGAGGAAACACCTCACTTGATTGATTTACCTACCTCCCCACCACCTGAGCTGGATCCAGAACTACTTCAGTGTCTCCATGAGATCTCCTGGGAGGCTGCCCGGACTGAACATGATCCAGGGAAAGGAAATCACTGTTACACTCTCAGCTCCCCAGGACCTCCACTCCAGATGGCTTCGCATAGTGGCAAGCAAAGAGGACCACAAGTATTCAAGCTGAGTTGTGGAATTTGTGTTATCATTAATCTCCAGAGTTTGGAAGCCCCTCAAACTCTGTGCAGAGACCCTAGGATGTGGTGAACCAGGTCTTGGAAGGAGAGCTTGTTGGGGTGCCTCCTCTGGCAATGGAAACTGCATATCAACTCATGACCAAAAAGCAAATGATATATTACTGTAATAGAGCCTGGCCCCAGTATTCCCTAGGAGATCAGAAGAGATGGTCTGAACGTGGGTCACTTACTACAATTCTCCAATTGGACTTACTTTGCAAGAAATACGGTAAATGGGAAGAAATACCCTATATGCAATGTTTTATGGCCCTCTATCAAAACCCTGCCCTGCAGATGAAATGCAGAATATGTAAATAGGCCAAAGGGAACTATATTGCCAATTCTAGAAGCCTCTGGAGAGGAAGCACCAGTCGTGTGGGGGCCTGTAGGGAAGGGAACAAGAAGAGTCCCTTTATTTCCCTCTCCAAGAGAAGTGAGGCCCTCTAACTCTACTTGGGGCCTGGTACCTTGACCAATACAGGGGCATAGTCCACCTTCTTCCTTGGGAATGGTGCTCTCAGCACCTCCAGGGGAAAGCAAGGGCCCATTATGTACTTGCCGGGCCCTCCAAACTCTGCAGAGCCAGCAATGGCTCCTGCTATGGCAATAGCaggcccccgcccccgcccccgctgTACTCTTATTTGCCTAGGAGCACCACTCATAGTGGGAATGCATATAACCCTGGAGGGTGACTGTTCCCACTCAGAGCGTGCCTGTTGGAGAAAGAGGTTTTGCTCaggtctgtgttttttaaaactgttgaCTTGTATAACTGGAAATCCCATAGTAAGGGCTTACGGGTGAGCCCACAAGAGTTCATAACTCGCATATGGAGAATATTCTCCACACATAACCCTACCTGGCCAGGTGTGCAGACCTTAACAGCAACCCTGCTCACAGCAGAAGATAAATCTGCCACCATGGCCAAAACTGAGGAGGCGGCAGACAATATGTGTGCTGATAACCTGGTGACCTGTCCTGTTGAGGTGTTGGTCCCAATAGCTAACCCAAACTGGGACCCCAATGATGACAAGAATCAAGAGTGGCTTCATCATTATAGGAATATGCTTCTCAGAGGTATGAGGGAAGCAAGCCAGCCCCTGGTCAATTGGGGAAatctcagagaaacagaacaaggCCCTAATGAAAATCAGCATTCCTAAATTGATAATAAGAATGCCTCCAGAATTACAGCCCTTGGGACCCAAATGACCCAAAAGCCGAGTAGTACTTTAATCCCACTTCATCTCTCAGCCCCAGATATTCAGAGAAAACTCTAAAAATTGGCAATAAGTCCACACACTCCCCCTTTCCAACTGGTAGACATCTCCTTTAAGGTCTACAGTAAAGAGATGTGGCATCTGATGAAAAAGAGGACAAGAAgatgcagcagccctacagactACTTCAGgaaaaccaggaagaagatgGCATGAGTGAGTGACCAGGGCCCCCGCCATGGAAATCAGGGCCTGCCTACACTGAGGCCCAAACAATGTGCTTACTGGAAGCAGAAAGGATGCTGGGAAAGGGAATGTCCAAATCATCcccagagagggaagaaagaggacaAGCCTGAGGTACCAGTTCCCTGTAACTGGACAAGAAACTGATGGATGGGGCCATGGGGCTCCCTGCCTGGCTCCTCAAAACAAGATCCACATCTCCCCTCCAGGTTACACAGAATAAGGGGGGCAGCCAGTTGggttgttaaattttttttatttttttgagacagagtctgttacccaggctggagtgcagcaccGTGATCATGGcatactgcagcctccaactaggctcaagcagtcctcctaccttagcctctcaagtagctgggactaaggcacacctggctaattctttttgtttgtagagacaaggtctcgttaTGCTgtcagggctggtcttgaactcccgggctcaaatgatcctccaaccttggcctcctgaagtgttagcattacaggcatgagccactgtacccggccaccAGCTAAGTTTTTGATCAACACTGTAGCCATGTTTTCTGTGTTGATCACTAAAA
This genomic interval carries:
- the COX11 gene encoding cytochrome c oxidase assembly protein COX11, mitochondrial, whose translation is MGGLWYPGWRGVAFCGWRWIHPGSPARAAERVEPFLRPAWSGTGGAERGLRWLGTWKHCSLPARHPALQPPRRPKSSDPFTRAHVEEWRRRNKTTLTYVAAVAVAMLGVSYAAVPLYRLYCQTTGLGGSAVAGHASDQIENMVPVKDRILKISFNADVHASLQWNFRPQQTEIYVVPGETALAFYRAKNPTDKPIIGISTYNVVPFEAGQYFNKIQCFCFEEQRLNPQEEVDMPVFFYIDPEFAEDPRMINVDLITLSYTFFEAKEGHTLPVPGYN